A genomic region of Tsukamurella pulmonis contains the following coding sequences:
- a CDS encoding COX15/CtaA family protein codes for MIGVYQLFLRLVDRLPLPSVKAQRRFALAALLSQALIAVTGSVVRVTGSGLGCPTWPKCFDDSLLPIPQDEVPWWHQAIEFGNRQIAVWIVVTTSIAIVLAVTRARRRREILVYAWILPFSTFAQGILGGITVLTGLRWWVVGAHMLVSCAMVWIAATLYAKVGEPDDGVEIEAAPAGARRLVALSAVVMAFVLAAGVVVTAAGPHAGDRTNPKAIDRLDVSIPALSLTHGLLVAVYVAILVWAAVLIVRGPSSEAVRRRVKIVFAVVAAQSLIGVVQYFTGVPALLVVLHVAGAMSVIAETAILYRLMSARVLRGSDVAPDKLAA; via the coding sequence ATGATCGGCGTGTACCAGCTCTTCCTGCGCCTCGTCGACCGCCTGCCACTGCCCAGTGTGAAGGCGCAGCGGCGGTTCGCGCTCGCCGCGCTGCTCTCCCAGGCGCTGATCGCCGTCACCGGCTCGGTGGTGCGCGTGACGGGATCCGGGCTGGGGTGCCCCACCTGGCCCAAGTGCTTCGACGATTCCCTCCTGCCGATCCCGCAGGACGAGGTCCCCTGGTGGCACCAGGCCATCGAGTTCGGCAACCGGCAGATCGCGGTGTGGATCGTGGTCACCACGTCGATCGCGATCGTGCTGGCCGTGACCCGCGCCCGGCGCCGCCGCGAGATCCTGGTCTACGCCTGGATCCTGCCCTTCTCCACGTTCGCCCAGGGCATCCTCGGCGGCATCACCGTGCTCACCGGGTTGCGCTGGTGGGTCGTCGGCGCACATATGCTGGTCTCCTGCGCCATGGTCTGGATCGCCGCGACGCTCTACGCGAAGGTCGGTGAACCCGACGACGGCGTCGAGATCGAGGCGGCGCCGGCCGGAGCGCGCCGCCTCGTCGCCCTCTCCGCGGTCGTCATGGCCTTCGTCCTCGCGGCGGGCGTGGTCGTCACCGCCGCCGGCCCGCACGCGGGCGACCGGACCAACCCCAAGGCCATCGACCGGCTCGACGTGTCGATCCCGGCGCTCTCGCTCACCCACGGACTACTGGTGGCGGTGTACGTCGCGATCCTCGTGTGGGCCGCGGTGCTGATCGTCCGTGGACCGTCGAGCGAGGCCGTGCGGCGACGGGTGAAGATCGTCTTCGCGGTCGTCGCGGCGCAGTCGCTGATCGGCGTGGTCCAGTACTTCACCGGCGTTCCGGCGCTCCTGGTGGTCCTGCACGTCGCGGGCGCCATGTCGGTGATCGCGGAGACCGCGATCCTCTACCGACTGATGTCGGCGCGGGTGCTGCGCGGCTCGGACGTCGCGCCGGATAAGCTGGCCGCATGA
- a CDS encoding quinone oxidoreductase family protein yields MRAITVTEHGGPEVLTYGEAPDPVPGPGQVLVRTSAIGVNFIDTYFREGMYPTTLPYVPGSEGSGTVVALGEGVTGRAVGDVVAWCDGPGSYAELVNVPADRTVVVPDGVAPEVAASVLLQGMTAHYLAHDSHPVTAGETVLVHAGAGGTGLLVTQMATALGARVITTVSTDEKERLSREAGAWQVLRYDEDVAARVRELTDGEGVAAVYDGVGKDTFEASLLATRHKGIVVLFGAASGPVPPFDLQRLNPLGSLFVQRPTLAHHVATPEDFARRSGAVLDGLRDGSLTFTVGATYPLAEAGRAHTDLQARRTTGSVALLP; encoded by the coding sequence ATGCGCGCGATCACTGTGACCGAACACGGCGGCCCCGAAGTCCTGACCTACGGCGAGGCACCCGACCCCGTCCCGGGCCCCGGCCAGGTGCTGGTGCGCACGTCCGCGATCGGCGTGAACTTCATCGACACCTACTTCCGCGAGGGCATGTACCCCACGACGCTGCCGTACGTCCCGGGCAGCGAGGGCTCGGGCACCGTCGTGGCGCTGGGCGAGGGCGTCACGGGCCGCGCCGTGGGCGACGTGGTCGCCTGGTGCGACGGCCCGGGCTCGTACGCGGAGCTGGTGAACGTCCCGGCCGACCGCACCGTCGTCGTGCCCGACGGGGTGGCGCCCGAGGTCGCGGCGTCGGTCCTGCTGCAGGGCATGACCGCCCACTACCTCGCGCACGACTCGCACCCGGTGACGGCGGGCGAGACCGTGCTGGTGCACGCCGGCGCGGGAGGCACGGGCCTGCTGGTGACGCAGATGGCGACCGCGCTGGGTGCCCGCGTGATCACGACGGTCTCGACCGACGAGAAGGAGCGGCTCTCGCGCGAGGCGGGCGCGTGGCAGGTGCTGCGCTACGACGAGGACGTCGCGGCCCGCGTGCGAGAGCTGACCGACGGCGAGGGCGTGGCCGCCGTGTACGACGGCGTGGGTAAGGACACCTTCGAGGCCTCGCTGCTCGCGACGCGGCACAAGGGCATCGTCGTGCTGTTCGGCGCGGCGTCCGGCCCGGTGCCGCCCTTCGACCTGCAGCGGCTCAACCCACTGGGCTCGCTGTTCGTGCAGCGCCCGACGCTCGCGCATCACGTCGCGACGCCGGAGGACTTCGCGCGGCGCAGCGGCGCCGTCCTCGACGGGCTGCGCGACGGCTCGCTGACGTTCACCGTCGGCGCGACCTACCCTCTGGCGGAGGCCGGGCGCGCCCACACGGACCTGCAGGCACGGCGGACGACCGGCTCGGTGGCGCTGCTCCCCTGA
- a CDS encoding maleylpyruvate isomerase family mycothiol-dependent enzyme: MAASDRDVWPLIFAERAALAEDVDALTDEQWSTPSLCAGLTVREVLAHLTAGASDNPVVWFAGVLRNRFDFDANVAQRLAKRLGDDPAETLQRFRGVRSSRTKAPIPVSAMLGEIVVHGEDIRRPLGIVRAYPAQVLERVAAFYAGSDLMLPSATRARGLRLRAVDGAFAAGDGPEVAGPTLALIMALTGRDDYLGELSGPGVAEFAAR; this comes from the coding sequence ATCTTCGCCGAGCGCGCAGCGCTCGCCGAGGACGTGGACGCTCTCACGGACGAGCAATGGAGCACCCCGTCGCTGTGCGCGGGGCTGACGGTCCGCGAGGTCCTGGCCCACCTCACCGCCGGGGCGTCCGACAATCCCGTCGTCTGGTTCGCGGGCGTGCTGCGCAACCGCTTCGACTTCGACGCCAACGTCGCGCAGCGGCTCGCCAAGCGCCTGGGCGACGACCCCGCCGAGACGCTGCAGCGGTTCCGCGGCGTGCGCTCCAGCCGGACCAAGGCGCCGATCCCGGTGTCCGCGATGCTCGGGGAGATCGTGGTGCACGGCGAGGACATCCGGCGCCCGCTCGGCATCGTCCGCGCGTATCCGGCGCAGGTGCTCGAGCGCGTCGCCGCCTTCTACGCCGGCTCGGATCTCATGCTGCCGTCCGCCACCCGGGCGCGCGGGCTGCGCCTGCGGGCCGTCGACGGTGCTTTCGCCGCCGGTGACGGCCCCGAGGTCGCCGGGCCCACCCTCGCGCTGATCATGGCGCTGACCGGGCGCGACGACTATCTCGGCGAGCTGAGTGGACCGGGAGTGGCGGAGTTCGCCGCGCGCTGA
- a CDS encoding TetR/AcrR family transcriptional regulator, with protein MPTTYHHGDLPGALVSAAVEILDEEGGATDLSLRAVARRAGVSTAAPYRHFPDRGALISAVAAVGYRELAAALAAASPAPSGPEDLPDIAIAYVDFALHRTGLFRAMFAEPCGTEPDRVEAVEAVKTYLTGLIQQTLPGSADSTDTATAVWALVHGLAFLHLDGKFDASPAEEVHRRVRATVTAALGIAQA; from the coding sequence ATGCCCACGACCTACCACCACGGCGACCTGCCCGGCGCCCTGGTGAGCGCCGCCGTCGAGATCCTCGACGAGGAGGGCGGCGCCACCGATCTGTCGTTGCGCGCCGTCGCTCGCCGCGCCGGTGTCTCCACCGCCGCGCCGTACCGGCACTTCCCGGATCGTGGCGCGCTGATCTCGGCGGTCGCCGCCGTCGGCTACCGCGAGCTCGCGGCCGCGCTCGCCGCCGCCAGCCCCGCACCGTCGGGCCCCGAGGACCTGCCCGACATCGCGATCGCCTACGTGGACTTCGCCCTGCACCGCACCGGACTCTTCCGCGCCATGTTCGCCGAGCCGTGCGGCACGGAGCCCGACCGGGTCGAGGCCGTCGAGGCCGTCAAGACCTATCTCACGGGGCTGATCCAGCAGACGCTGCCGGGCTCGGCCGATTCCACGGACACCGCCACGGCCGTGTGGGCGCTGGTCCACGGGCTGGCCTTCCTCCACCTGGACGGCAAGTTCGACGCGTCGCCGGCCGAGGAGGTGCACCGTCGGGTCCGCGCGACGGTGACCGCCGCCCTGGGGATCGCGCAGGCCTGA
- a CDS encoding dihydrofolate reductase family protein — translation MRSLVYYVAVSLDGRIAGPEGQYDFYPVDEEYSRQMNEEWGDGLPTGLHEALGITPPRTKWDTVVMGTTTYRIGADVGVNDPYSHLRTIVYSRSLNAADFPEVEIVADDPVEHMRALKQQEGGDIWLCGGGALAATLAPEVDRLALKIYPVTAGDGVPLFAGGFAPQQWKLTSHRAFDIGVILAQYERA, via the coding sequence TTGCGTTCACTCGTCTACTACGTCGCCGTCTCGCTCGACGGTCGGATCGCCGGCCCCGAGGGCCAGTACGACTTCTACCCCGTCGACGAGGAGTACTCCCGGCAGATGAACGAGGAGTGGGGCGACGGCCTGCCGACGGGGCTGCACGAGGCCCTGGGGATCACGCCGCCCCGGACCAAGTGGGACACCGTCGTCATGGGCACCACGACCTACCGGATCGGCGCCGACGTGGGCGTGAACGATCCGTACTCGCATCTGCGGACGATCGTCTACTCGCGGTCCCTGAACGCCGCGGACTTCCCGGAGGTGGAGATCGTCGCCGACGATCCCGTCGAGCACATGCGCGCGCTCAAACAGCAGGAGGGCGGCGACATCTGGCTGTGCGGCGGGGGAGCGCTCGCTGCGACGCTCGCGCCCGAGGTCGATCGGCTCGCGCTGAAGATCTACCCGGTGACCGCGGGCGACGGGGTGCCGCTGTTCGCGGGCGGGTTCGCGCCGCAGCAGTGGAAGCTGACCTCGCACCGCGCCTTCGACATCGGCGTGATCCTGGCGCAGTACGAACGGGCCTGA